Proteins encoded in a region of the Marinobacter arenosus genome:
- a CDS encoding Crp/Fnr family transcriptional regulator, whose amino-acid sequence MTNVPDTLGSCDLLAGLPPEGIAEAARLATVRSFSEGQTIYRKGSSQKTLAVIESGSVRVNAISGAGKELTLMICGPGNWFGDGVFWEDTPRLYGAVAHESTRLIEFRSDTFVRLLDAFPECYPVIVRQLGQRLRAALMVIEDDALRGIPARLARRLLFIATFQHGNPEPPVSLRLTQEQLGSMLGISRQAAYRALQVLLGEDLIEFRYGVIHLKDREGLEAFIARE is encoded by the coding sequence ATGACCAATGTTCCCGACACACTTGGAAGCTGTGACCTTCTGGCCGGGTTGCCACCGGAGGGGATTGCCGAGGCCGCGCGCCTGGCGACGGTGCGGAGCTTTTCTGAGGGACAGACCATTTATAGGAAGGGCAGCTCCCAGAAGACCCTGGCGGTGATTGAATCCGGGTCGGTCCGGGTGAACGCCATCAGCGGTGCCGGCAAGGAGCTGACCCTGATGATTTGTGGGCCGGGAAACTGGTTCGGCGACGGCGTGTTCTGGGAAGATACGCCGCGGCTGTATGGAGCCGTGGCCCATGAGTCCACCAGACTGATTGAATTCAGGTCCGATACTTTCGTGAGGCTGCTGGACGCCTTTCCCGAATGTTACCCGGTGATTGTCAGGCAATTGGGGCAACGGCTGCGGGCCGCTCTGATGGTCATTGAGGATGATGCGCTGCGAGGAATTCCGGCTCGGCTGGCAAGGCGTCTGTTGTTTATAGCGACCTTTCAGCATGGCAATCCCGAGCCGCCTGTCTCGCTCCGACTGACCCAGGAGCAACTTGGCAGCATGTTGGGCATTTCCCGACAGGCAGCTTACCGGGCCCTGCAGGTATTGCTTGGTGAAGATCTGATCGAGTTCCGGTACGGCGTGATTCATCTGAAGGACCGCGAAGGACTGGAAGCCTTCATTGCACGCGAGTAA
- a CDS encoding VWA domain-containing protein, protein MTESIAQFHFLRPWGLLIMLAGLALLPAWHRISRRRDALSRMIAPHLLPHLALNSNNQTRFRPLHGFSLLLVVAGLSVAGPTWDRLLPPNFDDQTRVTVVLDLSASMADTGTLALAQDRIQSLAERRPGWHTGLIGYARSAHRVLPHSRDRQLLSLYLNSLEAGMIPGQGRNLAAALDLATAPFGAGAGPQTVILVSDNLASAQFSPSQSEGPGGLKVLALLPEETLASGATHAVLNTLSADTRAFTTTEQDVRWLERQVQTHFQRQQNLDDTLKWRDYGYWLVWPALLLALVSMRKGWNLQWCLVALPLLMAPAPPANADALANAFLTPDQQGRLAFEAGDYADAARLFRDPYLRGLAAYRAADFETAIESFSQQDSPRAWFYLGNSYARQLELGKAKVAFETALEKDPGLEAARANLRLVEKISEDLNEGRTKAPDIGADAVRFDKQSGQGVSTRIQGQEAITDAIWLENLNTSVTDFLKRKFAAEQRNQTGEQP, encoded by the coding sequence ATGACGGAATCGATCGCCCAGTTTCACTTTCTGCGCCCCTGGGGCCTGCTGATCATGCTCGCGGGCCTTGCGTTGCTGCCAGCATGGCACAGGATCAGCCGCCGCCGGGATGCGCTGAGCCGGATGATTGCGCCGCACCTGCTGCCGCACCTCGCGCTGAACAGCAACAACCAGACACGTTTCCGGCCCCTACATGGTTTCAGCCTGCTGCTAGTGGTAGCCGGGCTGTCGGTTGCCGGGCCCACCTGGGACCGACTGCTGCCGCCCAATTTCGACGACCAGACCCGGGTGACCGTCGTCCTCGACCTGTCCGCATCCATGGCCGACACCGGTACACTGGCTCTGGCCCAGGACCGCATTCAATCACTCGCGGAACGCCGGCCCGGCTGGCACACAGGCCTGATCGGATACGCCCGAAGCGCCCATCGGGTGTTACCCCACAGCCGGGACAGGCAGCTGCTCAGCCTGTATCTCAACTCCCTTGAGGCGGGCATGATTCCGGGCCAGGGACGCAACCTGGCAGCCGCACTGGACCTGGCCACGGCACCATTCGGAGCTGGTGCCGGCCCGCAAACGGTCATCCTGGTTTCCGATAACCTGGCGTCAGCGCAGTTCTCCCCCTCACAAAGTGAGGGTCCGGGTGGACTAAAGGTGCTGGCACTGCTGCCAGAAGAAACCCTGGCCTCCGGCGCAACCCACGCGGTTCTGAACACGCTCTCTGCCGACACCCGAGCCTTCACGACGACGGAGCAGGACGTCCGCTGGCTCGAGCGTCAGGTCCAGACCCATTTCCAGCGTCAACAGAACCTTGATGACACACTCAAGTGGCGCGACTACGGCTACTGGCTGGTCTGGCCTGCCCTGCTGCTGGCCCTCGTGTCCATGCGCAAGGGTTGGAACCTTCAGTGGTGCCTGGTCGCCCTGCCACTGCTGATGGCTCCGGCGCCACCGGCCAACGCGGACGCTCTGGCCAATGCGTTTCTGACACCGGACCAGCAGGGGCGGCTGGCATTCGAAGCCGGAGACTACGCAGACGCTGCGCGACTGTTCCGCGATCCGTACCTGCGAGGCCTGGCGGCCTACCGCGCTGCCGATTTCGAGACCGCCATCGAGAGTTTCAGCCAACAGGATTCACCCCGGGCCTGGTTTTACCTTGGCAACAGTTACGCCCGGCAACTGGAACTGGGAAAGGCCAAGGTCGCCTTTGAAACGGCACTTGAGAAAGATCCCGGGCTGGAGGCTGCCAGGGCCAACCTCAGGCTCGTCGAAAAGATCTCGGAAGATCTCAATGAAGGCCGGACAAAAGCGCCGGATATTGGCGCTGACGCCGTCCGGTTCGACAAGCAATCCGGTCAGGGAGTGAGCACCAGAATCCAGGGGCAGGAGGCCATCACCGACGCGATCTGGCTGGAGAACCTGAACACCTCGGTCACGGACTTCCTGAAACGTAAGTTCGCTGCGGAGCAGCGCAACCAGACCGGAGAACAGCCATGA
- a CDS encoding DUF4381 domain-containing protein codes for MSLVSDLEQLRELPSPPMPLLWPQTWGWALVLTLLLALVVAGLLFWRQRRKTNAYRRAALAELDVLEAQWRRDPASTAPLRDIPELLKRAVLNRPGNTATELARMGGPDWQGELQRMAATPLSETFAESLADLAYASDQTLTRLDAAAVIAECRQWLETHHDPV; via the coding sequence ATGAGTCTGGTCAGCGATCTGGAACAGCTCCGGGAACTTCCATCCCCGCCCATGCCCTTACTGTGGCCACAGACCTGGGGCTGGGCCCTGGTACTGACCCTGCTGCTGGCCCTGGTCGTGGCCGGCCTGCTTTTCTGGAGACAGCGCCGGAAAACCAACGCCTACCGGCGCGCGGCCCTGGCGGAACTCGACGTCCTGGAAGCACAGTGGCGCCGGGATCCGGCCAGCACTGCGCCACTGAGGGATATACCCGAACTGCTCAAGCGTGCGGTGCTCAACCGTCCGGGAAACACGGCAACCGAGTTGGCGCGCATGGGAGGCCCGGACTGGCAAGGCGAACTGCAACGCATGGCCGCCACACCGCTTTCCGAAACCTTTGCCGAATCTCTGGCCGATTTGGCCTACGCCAGTGACCAGACCCTGACGCGCCTGGATGCGGCAGCCGTGATCGCCGAGTGCCGGCAGTGGTTGGAGACTCATCATGATCCAGTTTGA
- a CDS encoding BatD family protein — protein MRVPGKPVLAAILVSHLADHTLAAEVRIETRLVPDADIRSGQSVSYEVDVLTDTWLTGTPEFRPLEVAGALVSFQGSQGRSIQRTIEGKRYFGVTYSYRLIPLDPGVTTLPSFRIKAPVGQEDAPVAVTTPERSFAVQPLPAVESADISLLAADVQLSQSLSTTGGGIAAGHPVVREIRVRAHQALALSIPPLTASSPGEAVGTRLPADIRPITDEGGSITGGERIERIRYSPDQAGTYRLPALSLTWWDIDDDRIRQSTLPALPIEVLPGAGPSETRVPTSWLLVILAAGASMAILTGCRRTIRSRTRHVIRRVRRRWQNSLPGQKQAAVRQLRGTPRELTGLYRLADKRTGAHSLRDCPLECRQREALMAGIAGYYAPRPEPETSTRRLIPLIRKIKSDLRTDRGPRSAQLPPLNPRQR, from the coding sequence ATGAGAGTGCCGGGAAAGCCGGTACTCGCCGCTATACTCGTTTCCCATCTGGCGGATCACACTCTGGCCGCGGAAGTGAGGATCGAGACCCGGCTGGTTCCGGATGCCGACATCCGCTCCGGCCAATCGGTCTCCTACGAAGTGGATGTCCTGACCGACACCTGGCTGACCGGTACCCCGGAATTCCGGCCGCTGGAGGTCGCAGGCGCCCTGGTGTCTTTCCAGGGCAGCCAGGGCCGGAGCATTCAGCGCACGATCGAGGGCAAGCGCTATTTCGGCGTCACCTACAGCTATCGCCTGATTCCCCTGGACCCGGGCGTCACGACACTGCCGTCATTTCGCATCAAGGCCCCGGTGGGTCAGGAAGATGCCCCGGTTGCCGTGACCACCCCGGAGCGTTCGTTTGCCGTTCAGCCACTCCCGGCCGTCGAGTCTGCCGACATTTCACTTCTGGCGGCGGACGTCCAATTGAGCCAGAGCCTCAGCACGACCGGCGGCGGCATCGCCGCCGGCCACCCCGTCGTTCGGGAAATTCGGGTACGGGCCCATCAGGCCCTGGCGCTGTCCATCCCTCCCCTGACGGCTTCCTCACCCGGTGAGGCAGTGGGCACTCGCCTGCCTGCAGACATTCGCCCGATCACCGACGAAGGCGGCTCGATCACCGGCGGGGAGCGCATCGAGCGCATCCGCTACAGCCCTGACCAAGCAGGGACTTATAGACTGCCGGCCCTCTCACTCACCTGGTGGGACATTGACGATGACAGGATCCGGCAGTCGACGTTACCGGCTCTGCCGATCGAGGTCCTGCCCGGAGCCGGCCCATCGGAAACCCGGGTTCCGACAAGCTGGCTCCTTGTCATCCTGGCTGCCGGAGCATCGATGGCGATCCTGACAGGCTGCCGGCGGACAATCCGCTCGCGCACAAGACACGTCATCAGGCGGGTTCGCCGCCGGTGGCAGAATTCCCTACCCGGACAAAAGCAGGCCGCCGTCCGACAGCTCAGGGGAACGCCCAGAGAACTGACGGGACTGTACCGGCTCGCGGACAAACGGACCGGCGCTCATTCACTGCGCGACTGCCCCCTGGAATGCAGGCAGCGAGAAGCCCTGATGGCAGGCATTGCCGGATACTACGCCCCCCGCCCGGAACCGGAAACGAGCACCCGCAGACTGATCCCGCTGATACGAAAGATCAAAAGCGACCTCCGGACCGACCGTGGCCCACGCTCCGCGCAACTCCCACCTCTCAACCCCCGTCAACGATAA
- a CDS encoding DUF58 domain-containing protein has protein sequence MGQSRTDNTGVFTTTDRLMALEPEGRLPDFHGRQRSNSQLAGQHGSRMRGRGLDFDELRRYTRGDDIRHVDWRATRRAGTPLVRSFTEERDRPTMILCDQRMDMLFGSSLLLKATAAAEVSALAAWIAFNAGDRVGGIVFNDQRLDTVTPHRSRRRVADLLTRIARQNQAVRVDNDAPRNVGQLDKVISGCLANAYHDQTVCIVSDFAGITERTLGLLQQLSLHNDVLAIQVYDPLAVTLPDAGVVTVAEDQVEVTLDLGHAGVRNSVADFLTERFRIVDEHLRRSRVAHLKISTGEATVPQLRRALGLAGAQRR, from the coding sequence ATGGGCCAAAGCCGCACTGACAACACCGGCGTCTTCACCACGACAGATCGGCTGATGGCGCTCGAGCCTGAGGGACGACTCCCCGACTTCCATGGCCGCCAGCGTTCAAACAGCCAGCTGGCAGGGCAACACGGCTCAAGGATGCGCGGACGCGGGCTCGACTTCGATGAGCTACGTCGTTACACCAGGGGTGACGATATCCGCCACGTGGACTGGCGTGCCACCCGCAGGGCCGGAACCCCCTTGGTTCGCAGCTTCACCGAGGAACGCGACCGGCCGACCATGATCCTGTGTGATCAACGCATGGATATGCTGTTCGGTTCGTCGCTCCTACTGAAAGCGACGGCAGCCGCGGAAGTGTCGGCATTGGCAGCGTGGATAGCCTTCAACGCCGGCGACCGGGTCGGTGGCATTGTCTTCAACGATCAGCGCCTTGATACGGTTACGCCACACCGGAGCCGGCGTCGGGTTGCCGATCTACTCACCCGGATAGCCCGTCAAAACCAGGCCGTGCGTGTCGATAACGACGCTCCGCGCAATGTCGGACAGCTGGACAAGGTCATCTCGGGCTGCCTTGCGAATGCCTACCATGACCAGACCGTCTGCATCGTCAGCGATTTTGCCGGCATTACGGAACGAACCCTGGGCCTGCTGCAACAACTCTCCCTTCACAATGACGTGCTGGCCATTCAGGTTTACGACCCGCTGGCTGTGACGCTGCCCGACGCCGGAGTGGTAACCGTTGCCGAAGACCAGGTGGAGGTGACCCTCGACCTTGGCCATGCAGGCGTCCGAAACAGCGTCGCGGATTTTCTCACCGAACGGTTCCGGATCGTCGACGAACATCTCAGGCGCAGCCGGGTCGCTCACCTGAAAATCAGCACGGGCGAAGCCACTGTGCCCCAACTCCGGCGGGCTCTTGGACTGGCGGGAGCACAGCGTCGATGA
- a CDS encoding AraC family transcriptional regulator, with translation MVTTDLTRASSLARLDEFCAKYGLDYRAMLREARLPEDVLEHPESLISYSRMATLLENCANRTEHPLFGLEYGIFQGTTIFGRLLYLFKNAQTVGDSLNELMQYYHLHSSSGLVTATIEDKMAILSYEPLLSEGVASKQAVELAIGVGKALLKMLLGTQWRPSGVHFRHGPGSSPQAYSRLLGLPPQFDSTINGWVFEARLLDLPLSDSDPKLHALMREHLEKMDELSVQELPAYVQHLMKNFLPNGRVTIDLVADYMMLSSRSLQRYLTEEGTSFQKLLDETRKSMAERYLQESGISLTQLSGILGYSDLAAFSRAFQRWYGVSPRQWRKDQGIQSSSRLLSMRKKAPGWLR, from the coding sequence ATGGTTACGACAGATCTCACCAGAGCCTCGTCCCTGGCACGACTGGACGAGTTTTGCGCCAAATACGGCCTGGATTACCGGGCGATGCTCCGTGAAGCCAGGTTGCCCGAGGACGTGCTCGAACATCCCGAAAGCCTGATTTCCTATTCCCGGATGGCAACACTGCTCGAAAACTGCGCCAACCGGACAGAGCACCCATTGTTCGGGTTGGAATACGGTATCTTCCAGGGCACGACCATCTTTGGACGTTTGCTTTATCTATTCAAGAACGCCCAGACCGTGGGCGATTCGCTGAACGAACTGATGCAGTATTATCATCTGCACTCCTCCAGCGGACTGGTGACCGCCACCATCGAGGACAAGATGGCCATTCTCAGCTACGAACCCTTGTTGAGCGAGGGGGTCGCCAGCAAGCAGGCCGTGGAACTGGCCATCGGGGTGGGCAAGGCCTTGCTGAAAATGCTGCTTGGGACCCAGTGGCGACCCAGTGGCGTGCATTTCCGACACGGGCCCGGCAGTTCGCCGCAGGCCTACAGCCGGCTGCTTGGCCTGCCTCCCCAGTTCGACAGCACCATCAATGGCTGGGTGTTTGAAGCCCGCCTGCTGGACCTGCCCCTGAGCGATTCCGATCCGAAGCTGCATGCCCTGATGCGCGAGCATCTGGAAAAAATGGATGAACTGTCAGTCCAGGAATTGCCCGCCTACGTTCAGCATCTCATGAAGAATTTTCTGCCCAACGGCCGGGTGACCATTGATCTTGTGGCGGATTACATGATGCTCAGCTCCCGCTCTCTGCAGCGCTACCTGACTGAGGAAGGCACCTCCTTCCAAAAGCTCCTGGACGAGACCCGCAAGAGCATGGCCGAACGCTACCTCCAGGAATCCGGCATCAGCCTGACCCAACTTTCCGGGATTCTCGGCTACTCCGACCTGGCGGCTTTCTCGCGCGCCTTCCAGCGCTGGTACGGCGTCAGTCCGAGGCAATGGCGAAAAGATCAGGGAATCCAGTCGTCATCCCGACTGCTATCCATGCGAAAAAAGGCGCCAGGCTGGCTGCGCTGA
- a CDS encoding 2,4'-dihydroxyacetophenone dioxygenase family protein, which translates to MTTPNQVFEHHELLYVNSKNQPVYEDAMPGVPGIDVQPLFLDPHNGVWVLKVWFHPGVTLPRHYHTGTVHLFTISGHWEYKEYPNDPQTDGCYLYEPGGSIHQFTTPATNTGPTETLMVVHGANVNFDDDGNYLGIMDASDIMIMLDNLIRERGLEPANYITPPQPDHNARVRNVK; encoded by the coding sequence ATGACGACGCCAAACCAGGTTTTTGAGCACCACGAACTGCTTTATGTGAATTCCAAGAATCAGCCTGTTTATGAAGACGCCATGCCAGGCGTGCCAGGCATTGATGTACAACCGCTTTTCCTTGATCCGCATAACGGTGTCTGGGTGCTGAAAGTCTGGTTCCATCCGGGTGTGACGCTGCCCCGTCACTACCACACGGGCACGGTGCACCTGTTCACGATTTCGGGTCATTGGGAATACAAGGAATACCCCAACGATCCCCAGACCGACGGTTGCTACCTGTACGAGCCGGGCGGTTCCATTCACCAGTTCACCACGCCAGCGACCAACACCGGGCCGACAGAGACCCTGATGGTGGTGCACGGCGCCAACGTCAATTTCGACGACGATGGCAACTACCTGGGCATCATGGATGCCAGCGACATCATGATCATGCTGGACAACCTGATCCGGGAACGGGGCCTGGAGCCGGCGAACTACATTACGCCGCCCCAGCCGGACCACAATGCCCGGGTCCGTAACGTCAAGTAA
- a CDS encoding AAA family ATPase produces MNTHDSVVTLIDRLSSDVLGQEQLIEQLVLALLSDGHVLIESLPGLAKTRTVKRLAHHLEAQMRRIQFTPDLLPSDLTGSEVLHYTNGVQSLAFEPGPLFGNLILADEINRAPAKVQSALLEVMEERQITVSGATHRMDDLFMVLATQNPIEQEGTYPLPEAQMDRFLMKLVLDYPSHEHECDMLRLVRSEQDNESPQPVSAPDFQPGILLAARREIVRLFVSPKIDQYVVSLVQSTRPALAPDATLRGWLDTGASPRGAIALDRAARAHAWLHQQPHVTPDNVRAVALPVLRHRLRLSYDAIADGVTEDQIVDRLLDQVAIPA; encoded by the coding sequence ATGAATACCCACGATTCTGTGGTCACCCTGATCGATCGCCTGAGCTCCGATGTGCTGGGTCAGGAGCAGCTGATCGAACAACTGGTTCTTGCGCTACTCTCCGATGGCCATGTGCTGATCGAGAGCTTGCCCGGGTTGGCCAAGACCCGCACGGTGAAACGGCTCGCCCATCACCTGGAGGCGCAGATGCGCCGGATCCAGTTTACCCCGGACCTGCTGCCCTCCGACCTCACCGGATCGGAGGTACTGCACTACACCAACGGCGTGCAATCCCTGGCGTTCGAACCCGGCCCGCTGTTTGGCAATCTGATACTGGCGGACGAGATCAACCGGGCCCCGGCCAAGGTCCAGTCTGCCCTCCTCGAGGTCATGGAGGAACGCCAGATTACCGTTTCCGGTGCTACCCACCGGATGGACGACCTGTTCATGGTGCTGGCCACACAGAATCCGATCGAGCAGGAAGGCACCTATCCCCTGCCCGAAGCCCAGATGGATCGTTTTCTCATGAAACTGGTGCTGGATTATCCGAGCCACGAACACGAATGCGACATGCTGAGGCTGGTCAGGTCCGAGCAAGACAACGAATCGCCCCAACCGGTGTCGGCACCGGACTTTCAGCCCGGCATTTTGCTGGCCGCCCGCCGGGAAATCGTCCGGCTTTTTGTATCCCCGAAAATCGATCAATACGTCGTCAGTCTGGTCCAGTCGACGCGACCGGCATTGGCACCCGACGCAACACTCCGTGGCTGGCTCGATACCGGGGCCAGTCCACGGGGAGCCATTGCCCTGGACCGGGCCGCTCGGGCTCACGCCTGGCTCCACCAGCAGCCTCACGTCACCCCGGACAACGTGCGCGCAGTCGCCCTGCCGGTTCTACGTCACCGGTTGAGGCTCAGCTACGATGCCATCGCGGATGGGGTTACCGAGGATCAAATCGTTGATCGACTGCTCGATCAGGTTGCGATTCCCGCCTGA
- a CDS encoding arylsulfatase, protein MTTGSLYRSATRLILGVGLLSLHLVAAAAERPNILVIMGDDIGITNISKYSHGMMGYQTPNIDRIANEGMMFTDYYGEQSCTAGRSAFITGQHPIRTGLTKVGIPGAPIGIQPEDPTLAELLKPLGYATGQFGKNHLGDRDEFLPTNHGFDEFFGNLYHLNAEEAPEDPAWPNDPKLAQMITPRGVIRSTADGKVEDLGPLNTTRMETIDEEFLQASLNFMEKAHNQDEPFFVWFNSTRMHYYTHIKDETRGLSGQGFYNDGMVEHDNHVGELLAKLDELGVADNTIVLYTTDNGVHYNHWPDAGITPFRGEKNTNWEGGFRVPALVRWPGKIDSNSISNDIMSHLDWVPTLMAAAGVPDIKQELLEGHEANGKTYNVHLDGYNFLPYLTGKVEEGPRNDFIYASDGGDILALRDGPWKLVFAEQRSHKFNVWSEPFVKLRIPKVFNLRQDPFERADIDSNSYQVWWDRKIQARGMATLIKVKQFLNTFREYPPRQRPATFTIDQMMEQFLNYPQ, encoded by the coding sequence ATGACTACCGGAAGCCTCTACCGGAGTGCCACCCGCCTGATCCTGGGCGTCGGCCTGCTCAGCCTCCATTTGGTGGCCGCCGCCGCAGAACGCCCCAATATTCTTGTCATCATGGGTGATGATATCGGTATTACCAATATCAGCAAGTACAGCCATGGCATGATGGGATACCAGACGCCGAACATCGACCGCATCGCCAACGAAGGCATGATGTTCACGGATTACTACGGGGAGCAAAGTTGCACCGCCGGCCGGTCTGCCTTTATCACCGGCCAGCATCCGATCCGGACCGGTCTGACCAAGGTCGGCATTCCGGGAGCCCCGATTGGCATCCAGCCGGAAGATCCCACCCTGGCAGAACTGCTGAAACCCCTGGGGTATGCCACCGGCCAGTTCGGCAAGAACCACCTGGGTGACCGGGACGAGTTCCTGCCCACCAACCACGGCTTCGATGAATTCTTCGGCAACCTGTACCACCTGAACGCCGAAGAAGCACCCGAAGACCCGGCCTGGCCCAACGATCCCAAGCTTGCCCAGATGATTACCCCACGGGGGGTCATCCGCTCCACCGCAGACGGCAAGGTCGAAGATCTCGGCCCGCTGAATACCACACGGATGGAAACCATCGACGAGGAATTCCTGCAGGCGTCACTGAACTTCATGGAGAAAGCCCACAACCAGGACGAGCCCTTCTTCGTCTGGTTCAATTCGACGCGCATGCATTACTACACTCACATCAAGGATGAAACACGAGGCCTGTCCGGCCAGGGTTTCTACAATGATGGTATGGTCGAGCACGACAACCACGTTGGCGAATTGCTGGCCAAACTTGATGAGCTCGGGGTCGCGGATAACACCATTGTTCTGTACACCACGGACAACGGTGTTCATTACAACCACTGGCCCGATGCCGGCATTACCCCTTTCCGGGGCGAGAAGAACACCAACTGGGAAGGCGGCTTCCGGGTGCCGGCCCTGGTCCGTTGGCCGGGCAAGATCGATTCCAACAGTATTTCCAACGACATCATGTCCCACCTGGACTGGGTGCCGACACTGATGGCCGCAGCCGGAGTTCCCGACATCAAGCAGGAACTGCTGGAGGGCCACGAGGCCAACGGCAAAACCTACAATGTGCATCTCGATGGCTATAACTTCCTGCCCTACCTCACCGGCAAGGTCGAGGAAGGTCCTCGCAACGACTTCATCTACGCCAGTGACGGTGGCGATATCCTGGCCTTGCGGGATGGCCCCTGGAAATTGGTCTTTGCCGAACAGCGCTCACACAAGTTTAACGTCTGGTCCGAGCCTTTCGTGAAACTGCGCATCCCTAAGGTATTCAACCTGCGCCAGGATCCGTTCGAGCGTGCCGATATCGACTCCAACTCCTACCAGGTCTGGTGGGACCGGAAGATCCAGGCCCGCGGCATGGCGACGCTGATCAAGGTCAAACAGTTCCTGAACACCTTCAGGGAGTACCCACCCCGCCAGAGACCGGCGACCTTTACCATTGATCAGATGATGGAACAGTTCCTCAACTACCCGCAGTGA
- a CDS encoding VWA domain-containing protein — translation MIQFDFPWLWLLLPLPLLAYHGLPAYRAPHRKLRVPFTVAFKDRIAQKASPRAAGISRAALALRWLIWALLLTAAARPAYLGPPITHIEPRRDLVLAIDLSQSMSEPDFTTSDGADTRRLDAVKRAASQFINWRTDDRIGLVGFGDRAFALAPPSREHDTLQQILAMTETGMAGANTALGDAIGVTLKLLEQSDRPDKLLILLTDGNDNRSRLDPIQAARIANNRGLTIHTIGFGRTDTGTDDAVDAPTLARIAGMTGGQSFLATDRTALERVYRTIDAMTPHNAEELRARPRRELFWIPVLVASGLLLLHLLAALRSSQAQPLAGWRERERREP, via the coding sequence ATGATCCAGTTTGATTTTCCCTGGCTCTGGCTGTTGCTGCCCCTGCCCCTATTGGCGTACCACGGGTTGCCCGCCTACCGGGCGCCCCATCGGAAACTCCGGGTGCCGTTCACGGTCGCCTTCAAGGATCGAATAGCGCAGAAAGCCAGCCCAAGGGCCGCCGGAATCTCCCGGGCCGCCCTCGCCCTGCGTTGGCTGATCTGGGCCCTGCTGCTGACGGCGGCCGCACGGCCGGCCTACCTCGGGCCTCCGATAACGCACATCGAACCCAGGCGCGACCTGGTTCTCGCCATCGACCTGTCCCAATCCATGTCCGAACCCGATTTCACCACCTCGGACGGAGCTGACACCCGGCGGCTGGACGCGGTCAAGCGGGCCGCCAGCCAGTTCATTAACTGGCGCACGGATGACCGCATCGGACTGGTCGGCTTCGGGGACCGCGCCTTTGCCCTCGCGCCCCCATCCCGGGAACACGATACGCTGCAACAAATCCTGGCAATGACCGAGACCGGCATGGCCGGCGCCAACACCGCGCTCGGCGACGCCATTGGCGTCACCCTGAAACTGCTGGAGCAAAGTGACCGTCCCGACAAACTCCTGATCCTGCTCACCGACGGCAATGACAACCGCAGCCGGCTCGACCCAATACAGGCAGCGCGTATCGCCAACAATCGGGGTCTGACCATCCACACCATTGGCTTTGGCCGGACCGACACAGGAACTGACGATGCCGTGGATGCGCCAACCCTGGCGCGCATTGCAGGGATGACCGGTGGCCAGTCATTTCTCGCGACAGACCGGACGGCGCTGGAGCGGGTCTACAGGACCATCGATGCCATGACACCGCATAACGCGGAAGAACTGAGAGCCCGGCCCCGCCGGGAGTTGTTCTGGATTCCCGTGCTGGTCGCTTCGGGGTTACTGCTTCTGCATCTGCTGGCCGCTCTGCGGTCATCTCAGGCACAGCCTCTGGCGGGCTGGCGAGAAAGGGAGAGGCGCGAGCCATGA